From one Actinopolyspora saharensis genomic stretch:
- a CDS encoding YccF domain-containing protein, giving the protein MRLLFNIVWLVLSGLWMAIGYAFAGILLCVTIIGIPFGIASFRMANFALWPFGRQLLEENGAGVFSTIGNVLWVVLAGWWLAIGHIVTGVAMCVTIIGIPLGLASFKLVPVSLFPLGKRIVDTDDAHALLPRP; this is encoded by the coding sequence ATGCGACTGTTGTTCAACATCGTCTGGCTGGTGCTCAGCGGACTCTGGATGGCGATCGGCTACGCCTTCGCCGGGATCCTGCTGTGCGTGACGATCATCGGCATCCCCTTCGGGATCGCCTCGTTCCGCATGGCGAACTTCGCGCTGTGGCCGTTCGGACGGCAACTGCTCGAGGAGAACGGGGCGGGGGTGTTCTCGACCATCGGGAACGTGCTCTGGGTAGTCCTCGCGGGCTGGTGGCTGGCCATCGGTCACATCGTGACGGGGGTCGCCATGTGCGTGACGATCATCGGCATCCCCCTCGGGCTCGCCAGCTTCAAACTCGTCCCCGTCTCGCTGTTCCCGCTCGGCAAGCGCATCGTCGACACCGACGACGCGCACGCCCTGCTCCCACGCCCCTGA
- a CDS encoding cold shock domain-containing protein codes for MPTGRVKWYDANKGFGFVTQDGGEDVYVRASALPSGVDALKTGQRVDFDMAQGRRGPQALRVQLLDPPPSVVEARRRPADELHGMVDDMIKLLESSVLPELNKGRYPDKKVAKRVGGVVRAVARELDPGGS; via the coding sequence GTGCCGACCGGCAGGGTCAAGTGGTACGACGCGAACAAGGGCTTCGGCTTCGTGACCCAGGACGGTGGGGAGGACGTGTACGTGCGGGCCTCCGCGCTGCCGTCCGGGGTTGATGCGCTCAAAACGGGGCAGCGTGTCGATTTCGACATGGCCCAGGGACGTCGCGGTCCACAGGCGCTGCGTGTCCAGTTGCTGGACCCACCGCCCTCGGTGGTGGAAGCTCGTCGGCGCCCTGCCGACGAGCTGCACGGCATGGTCGACGACATGATCAAGCTGCTCGAGTCCAGCGTGCTTCCCGAGCTGAACAAGGGACGCTACCCGGACAAGAAGGTGGCCAAGCGGGTGGGCGGCGTGGTGCGCGCCGTCGCGCGCGAGCTGGACCCGGGCGGTTCCTGA
- a CDS encoding DUF2771 family protein produces MRRGLTALLALTGILLTGCGAAKQDRPQVTFYAHGESVRVAPVRYCEPLAQECAEPRPDEVRHLTVPADSTMQISVSEEIQTAPWQVVFSYRTASGEQRQGRSEVFSPKERFAYTLDLSEPGARLEQVEVQRYTAVLVDDLESRQFVIGGTWVLKGDRPDPDKS; encoded by the coding sequence GTGCGCCGAGGACTCACAGCACTGCTCGCCCTGACCGGAATCCTGCTCACCGGGTGTGGTGCCGCCAAGCAAGACCGACCGCAGGTGACCTTCTACGCGCACGGGGAGTCCGTGCGGGTCGCACCGGTTCGCTACTGCGAGCCGCTCGCGCAGGAGTGCGCCGAACCACGGCCGGACGAGGTGCGCCATCTCACCGTGCCCGCCGACTCCACGATGCAGATCTCGGTCTCCGAGGAGATACAGACCGCGCCGTGGCAGGTGGTCTTCAGCTACCGCACCGCCTCCGGGGAGCAGCGGCAGGGCCGCAGCGAGGTCTTCTCCCCGAAGGAGCGCTTCGCCTACACGCTCGACCTGTCCGAACCGGGCGCGCGGCTCGAACAGGTCGAGGTGCAGCGTTACACGGCCGTCCTCGTGGACGACCTGGAGAGCAGGCAGTTCGTGATCGGCGGGACCTGGGTGCTGAAGGGTGATCGCCCCGATCCCGACAAGAGCTGA
- a CDS encoding jacalin-like lectin, protein MLRPLVAGIAALAATAAVVTVPASTPAAAESPESGSFTAVTYNIAGLPDGLSSGEVDRETATTAIGERLNSYDLINVQEDFNYHAALYSGDNHPHRTSTTGGAGIGSGLNSMSNRPYSELDRVTWDDCWIGSGDCLTPKGFTFRRVRLAEGVYLDVYNLHADAGVTDGDLEARRANLEQLSTYLQSHSQGNAVLVMGDTNTRYTREGDDIADFASDNGLTDAWVQRARGGTAPAPGSDALLCPEQNPGTSCEVVDKILYRGSELLSLDATSYRNLDDEFRTDDGRKLSDHFPIAADFTWTRNPDFRASDVLGGPHGTPFTDVEALTPGTRPTSVSLAAGERVDRVGATLDDGTELGHGGAGGTARTLALAEDEYVDSVRLCRGEKDGHTRVFYARLTTNTGRGIAGGTDTGDCLTRTTPEGWQLAGFHGREGDELDSLGLLYTRR, encoded by the coding sequence ATGCTTAGACCCCTTGTGGCGGGGATCGCCGCTCTCGCGGCCACCGCGGCCGTCGTCACCGTCCCGGCATCCACTCCCGCTGCCGCCGAATCGCCGGAATCCGGCAGCTTCACCGCGGTCACCTACAACATCGCGGGCCTGCCCGACGGCCTCTCCAGCGGAGAGGTGGACCGCGAGACCGCAACCACCGCCATCGGCGAACGGCTGAACTCCTACGACCTGATCAACGTCCAGGAGGACTTCAACTACCACGCGGCCCTGTACTCCGGGGACAACCATCCACACCGGACCTCCACCACCGGCGGAGCCGGGATCGGAAGTGGACTGAACAGCATGTCCAACCGGCCCTACAGCGAGTTGGACAGGGTCACCTGGGACGACTGCTGGATCGGATCCGGTGACTGCCTCACGCCCAAGGGGTTCACCTTCCGCCGGGTGCGTCTCGCTGAGGGCGTCTACCTCGACGTCTACAACCTGCACGCCGATGCCGGGGTCACCGACGGAGACCTGGAAGCGCGCCGCGCCAACCTCGAGCAGCTGTCGACGTACCTGCAAAGCCACTCGCAGGGAAACGCGGTGCTGGTCATGGGCGATACCAACACCCGCTACACCCGCGAGGGCGACGACATCGCCGACTTCGCGTCGGACAACGGGCTCACCGACGCGTGGGTGCAGCGGGCGCGCGGTGGAACCGCGCCCGCTCCGGGCAGCGACGCGCTGCTGTGCCCCGAGCAGAACCCCGGAACGTCCTGCGAGGTCGTCGACAAGATCCTCTACCGCGGCAGCGAGCTGCTCTCGCTCGACGCGACCAGCTATCGGAACCTGGACGACGAGTTCCGCACCGACGACGGCAGGAAGTTGTCGGACCACTTCCCGATCGCCGCCGACTTCACCTGGACACGCAATCCGGACTTCCGGGCCAGTGACGTCCTCGGCGGCCCGCACGGCACGCCGTTCACCGACGTCGAGGCGCTCACCCCTGGAACGCGGCCCACCTCGGTGTCGCTGGCCGCGGGGGAGCGGGTCGACCGGGTCGGTGCCACGCTCGACGACGGCACCGAACTCGGCCACGGCGGAGCGGGCGGCACCGCGCGGACCCTCGCCCTGGCCGAGGACGAGTACGTCGACTCGGTCCGCCTCTGCCGGGGCGAGAAGGACGGCCACACGCGGGTCTTCTACGCCCGCCTGACCACCAACACCGGCCGCGGCATCGCGGGCGGCACCGACACCGGGGACTGCCTCACCCGAACCACCCCCGAGGGGTGGCAGCTGGCCGGCTTCCACGGTCGGGAAGGCGACGAGCTCGACTCCCTCGGCCTCCTCTACACCCGCCGCTGA
- a CDS encoding AMP-binding protein — MPETGHGESTGAPAQRSYASGTSDVALLGDTIGANLLRTAERFPERDALVEFATGRRWTYREFVADVDSLALGLLAAGIAKGDRVGIWAPNRAEWVLVQYATARIGAILVNINPSYRVHELEYVLNQAGVRMLVAAERFKSSDYVDMVERVRPRCAELEQVVFLGSDRWAELFDTDSDRGGLVEVEDGLSADDPVNIQYTSGTTGFPKGATLSHHNILNNGFFVGELCGYTADDRVAIVPPLYHCFGMVMGNLACTSHGATMVLPGEGFEPAAALGAVQAERCTSLYGVPTMFIAELGLPDFADYDLSSLRTGIMAGSPCPVEVMKQVIERMGMAEVAICYGMTETSPVSVQTRADDSLERRVSTVGRVGPHLEVKIVDPDTGLTVPRGVAGELCTRGYSVMLGYWEEPDKTAEVIDSARWMHTGDLAVMDEHGYVSVTGRIKDMIIRGGENIYPREVEEFLYTHPDISDAQVIGVPDERYGEELMAWVRLREGAAELTTEALREFCTGSLAHYKIPRYVHVVEEFPMTVTGKVRKVEMREQAVRMLGLEA; from the coding sequence GTGCCGGAGACCGGACACGGCGAATCGACGGGGGCGCCCGCGCAGCGCAGCTATGCTTCCGGAACCTCGGACGTCGCGCTGCTCGGCGACACGATCGGAGCCAACCTGCTGCGCACGGCCGAACGCTTCCCGGAGCGGGACGCGCTGGTCGAGTTCGCCACGGGACGGCGCTGGACCTACCGGGAGTTCGTGGCCGACGTCGATTCCCTCGCGCTGGGGCTGCTGGCGGCGGGCATCGCCAAGGGCGACCGGGTCGGCATCTGGGCGCCGAACAGGGCGGAGTGGGTGCTCGTGCAGTACGCCACCGCCCGGATCGGTGCCATCCTGGTCAACATCAACCCCTCCTACCGGGTGCACGAGCTGGAGTACGTGCTCAACCAGGCCGGGGTCCGGATGCTGGTCGCGGCCGAGCGGTTCAAGAGCTCCGACTACGTGGACATGGTCGAACGGGTCCGACCGCGTTGCGCCGAGCTGGAGCAGGTCGTGTTCCTCGGCAGCGATCGGTGGGCCGAGCTGTTCGACACCGACTCCGACCGGGGAGGACTGGTCGAGGTGGAGGACGGGCTCTCCGCCGACGATCCCGTCAACATCCAGTACACCTCGGGCACGACGGGCTTTCCCAAGGGAGCGACCCTGTCGCACCACAACATCCTGAACAACGGGTTCTTCGTCGGTGAGCTGTGCGGATACACCGCGGACGACCGCGTGGCGATCGTGCCGCCGCTGTACCACTGCTTCGGAATGGTCATGGGCAATCTGGCGTGCACGAGCCACGGCGCGACCATGGTGCTTCCCGGCGAGGGCTTCGAGCCCGCGGCCGCGCTCGGCGCGGTCCAGGCCGAGCGCTGCACCTCCCTGTACGGGGTGCCCACGATGTTCATCGCCGAGCTCGGGCTGCCGGACTTCGCCGACTACGATCTGAGTTCGCTGCGCACGGGGATCATGGCCGGATCGCCGTGTCCGGTCGAGGTGATGAAGCAGGTCATCGAGCGGATGGGCATGGCCGAGGTCGCCATCTGCTACGGGATGACCGAGACCTCGCCGGTGTCGGTGCAGACCAGGGCCGACGACTCGTTGGAACGGCGGGTCTCGACCGTAGGGCGGGTGGGTCCGCACCTGGAGGTCAAGATCGTGGATCCGGACACCGGGCTCACCGTCCCGCGCGGTGTGGCCGGGGAGCTGTGCACCCGGGGGTACTCGGTGATGCTCGGCTACTGGGAGGAGCCGGACAAGACCGCCGAGGTGATCGACTCCGCGCGCTGGATGCACACCGGCGATCTGGCCGTGATGGACGAGCACGGCTACGTGAGCGTCACCGGACGCATCAAGGACATGATCATCCGGGGCGGGGAGAACATCTATCCCCGCGAGGTGGAGGAGTTCCTGTACACGCACCCGGACATCTCGGACGCGCAGGTGATCGGAGTTCCCGACGAGCGCTACGGCGAGGAGCTGATGGCGTGGGTGCGGCTCCGCGAGGGGGCCGCGGAGCTGACGACCGAGGCGCTGCGGGAGTTCTGCACCGGCAGCCTGGCGCACTACAAGATCCCGCGCTACGTGCACGTGGTCGAGGAGTTCCCGATGACGGTGACCGGCAAGGTGCGCAAGGTGGAGATGCGGGAGCAGGCGGTGCGCATGCTCGGGCTGGAGGCGTGA
- a CDS encoding phosphatase PAP2 family protein codes for MSSFPVDRRNFLRGAAVAAATPAVWALSPTGTGTASGATSGSGFAPFIDAYRTNSTDNLTPESNAAVRALSGMSELWRTDTEWDNGTVLAPKVLRENIRYSERVTRQRTEEEAKQAFIADRRHKSYSMIAGLGPLAEAYREGAKAVTSIVTAPEGTPSGEISDSLPEDAPPGSALGAGSESSELGPVARLVHTVRGPHSSSNPSKYAFDYPRPWRLNARSQVVDTGRVDEFGFPVYDSKVVVAPQLLRQRGRNPAEDGGYPSGHTNAGWLAALGLAYAVPERYQELVVAATDLGHTRIVAGMHSPVGVVGGRILGTALAAGILADPVNAEIKAAARERAVEYFTAVTGNDDLYEAAHSGEDPYGDREANRQRTIPRLTYLSPIDRHAHSPLRAPEGAEVLLETRFPYLPAEARRAVLESTALPAGYPLLDGPEQWGRLDLFTAADGFGEFARTVRVSMDAARGGFHAHDTWRNDIGGRGGLIKSGSGTLVLRGDNSYRGGTRVEGGKLVAASKSGLGRGDLVLARGTGLGTVLGTPVSVDGTARIEDGTTLDVTTDEGRFGGHHTVLRARHLTGRFAEVRLNGRRVDAVHSEHAVTIRL; via the coding sequence ATGTCCAGTTTTCCCGTTGATCGCCGCAACTTCCTGCGCGGTGCCGCCGTCGCCGCGGCCACGCCAGCCGTCTGGGCGTTATCGCCGACCGGCACGGGCACGGCCTCCGGAGCGACCTCCGGCTCCGGCTTCGCACCGTTCATCGACGCGTACCGGACCAACAGCACCGACAACCTCACCCCCGAGTCCAACGCCGCCGTCCGCGCCCTGTCGGGGATGAGCGAGCTCTGGCGCACCGACACGGAGTGGGACAACGGCACCGTCCTGGCTCCGAAGGTGCTGCGCGAGAACATCCGCTACAGCGAGCGGGTCACCCGGCAGCGCACCGAGGAGGAGGCCAAGCAGGCCTTCATCGCCGACCGCCGCCACAAGAGCTACTCGATGATCGCGGGTCTGGGCCCGCTGGCCGAGGCCTACCGCGAAGGTGCGAAGGCGGTCACCTCGATCGTCACCGCCCCCGAGGGCACCCCGTCCGGCGAGATCTCCGACTCGCTGCCCGAGGACGCCCCGCCGGGTTCGGCGCTCGGTGCCGGCTCGGAGAGCTCCGAGCTCGGACCGGTGGCGCGGCTGGTCCACACGGTGCGCGGGCCGCACTCCTCGAGCAACCCGTCCAAGTACGCCTTCGACTACCCGCGCCCCTGGCGGCTCAACGCCCGCAGCCAGGTGGTCGACACGGGCCGGGTCGACGAGTTCGGCTTCCCCGTCTACGACTCGAAGGTCGTCGTCGCGCCGCAGCTGCTGCGCCAGCGCGGTAGGAACCCCGCCGAGGACGGCGGATACCCCAGCGGCCACACCAACGCCGGGTGGCTGGCCGCGCTCGGACTGGCCTACGCGGTCCCCGAGCGCTACCAGGAGCTGGTGGTCGCCGCCACCGACCTCGGGCACACCCGGATCGTGGCGGGCATGCACTCGCCGGTCGGCGTCGTCGGCGGGCGCATCCTGGGCACCGCGCTGGCAGCCGGGATCCTCGCCGACCCGGTCAACGCCGAGATCAAGGCGGCGGCGCGCGAGCGGGCCGTCGAGTACTTCACCGCCGTGACCGGCAACGACGACCTCTACGAAGCGGCGCACTCCGGTGAAGACCCCTACGGCGACCGCGAGGCCAACCGGCAGCGGACCATTCCGCGGCTGACCTACCTGTCGCCGATCGACCGGCACGCCCACAGCCCCCTGCGCGCGCCCGAGGGCGCCGAGGTGCTGCTCGAGACCAGGTTCCCGTACCTGCCCGCCGAGGCACGACGCGCGGTGCTCGAGTCCACCGCGCTTCCGGCCGGCTACCCGCTGCTCGACGGCCCGGAGCAGTGGGGGCGGCTCGACCTGTTCACCGCCGCCGACGGATTCGGCGAGTTCGCACGAACGGTGCGGGTGAGCATGGACGCGGCCCGCGGCGGCTTCCACGCGCACGACACGTGGCGCAACGACATCGGCGGCCGTGGCGGCCTGATCAAGTCCGGCAGCGGCACTCTGGTGCTGCGCGGCGACAACTCCTACCGCGGCGGAACCCGCGTCGAGGGCGGCAAGCTGGTCGCGGCCTCCAAGTCGGGACTGGGCAGGGGTGATCTCGTCCTGGCCCGGGGAACGGGACTGGGGACGGTGCTGGGCACTCCCGTCTCCGTCGACGGCACGGCCCGGATCGAGGACGGAACCACGCTCGACGTCACCACCGACGAGGGACGTTTCGGTGGGCACCACACGGTGCTGCGGGCGCGGCACCTCACCGGGCGGTTCGCCGAGGTCCGTCTCAACGGGCGGCGCGTGGACGCAGTGCACTCCGAGCACGCGGTCACGATCCGACTCTGA
- a CDS encoding PhzF family phenazine biosynthesis protein → MDAYVVDAFTDQPFAGNPAGVVLLDEPADSTWMQHVAAEFNHSETAFVVVGGPADEAKPLRWFTPTTEVDLCGHATLATAHVLGGEQRFDTRSGELGCSVRDDGMIELDFPAQPCSASEETEVLPALGQRAEEHVDHLARSEFDLIVQLSDASLVRQLRPDMSALADVPGRGITVTARGDRDGVDVVSRFFAPAVGVPEDPVTGSAHCALAPWWADRIGRTELFAEQASPRGGFVRMSLRGDRVALAGHAVTVLGGELSAGAGAPLAR, encoded by the coding sequence GTGGATGCCTACGTCGTCGACGCCTTCACCGACCAGCCGTTCGCGGGCAACCCGGCCGGGGTGGTCCTGCTGGACGAACCGGCCGACAGCACGTGGATGCAGCACGTGGCCGCCGAGTTCAACCACTCGGAAACCGCGTTCGTGGTCGTGGGAGGCCCCGCGGACGAGGCCAAACCGCTGCGCTGGTTCACCCCCACCACCGAGGTCGACCTCTGCGGACACGCGACGCTGGCCACCGCGCACGTGCTCGGCGGTGAGCAGCGGTTCGACACCCGCAGCGGCGAGCTCGGCTGCTCGGTGCGCGACGACGGGATGATCGAGCTGGACTTCCCCGCCCAACCGTGCTCGGCGAGCGAGGAGACCGAGGTGCTGCCCGCGCTGGGCCAACGGGCCGAGGAGCACGTCGATCACCTCGCGCGCAGCGAGTTCGACCTGATCGTCCAGCTCTCCGACGCCTCGCTGGTGCGTCAGCTGCGCCCGGACATGTCCGCGCTGGCCGATGTGCCCGGACGCGGGATCACCGTGACGGCGCGGGGCGACCGTGACGGCGTCGACGTCGTCAGCAGGTTCTTCGCCCCGGCGGTCGGCGTGCCGGAGGACCCGGTCACCGGCTCCGCGCACTGCGCGCTCGCCCCCTGGTGGGCCGACCGGATCGGCCGCACCGAGCTGTTCGCCGAGCAGGCCTCCCCGCGCGGGGGCTTCGTGCGGATGAGCCTGCGCGGGGACCGGGTGGCGCTGGCAGGCCACGCCGTCACGGTGCTCGGCGGAGAGCTGTCCGCCGGAGCGGGCGCACCGCTCGCCCGGTAG
- a CDS encoding DUF3027 domain-containing protein: protein MPAPISDVETASEPSNAAGGERRPDPRLAEAVDIARSAAEEEAVAGSDPNASPVLAMETQGAAVGEHVGVERESDTAATHYFETTYHGYVGWRWAVTVASPGEGYPVTVSEVVLLPGSQALVAPDWVPWSERIRPGDLGAGDLLPSGQDDPRLAPGTLPGDDSASEFAYEVDGGRKRVLSRQGRLEAAERWQQGEFGPDSETARLAPGPCGSCGFLLPLSGSMRAAFGVCANSVSPADGRVVHVEFGCGAHSEAEVDTSSTIPVADVVYDDTTIDFESRDAD, encoded by the coding sequence ATGCCTGCTCCGATCAGCGACGTCGAGACGGCGTCAGAGCCAAGCAACGCTGCCGGAGGCGAGCGGCGACCCGATCCGCGACTCGCCGAGGCGGTGGACATCGCGCGTTCCGCCGCGGAGGAGGAAGCCGTCGCCGGTAGCGACCCGAACGCCTCGCCGGTGCTCGCGATGGAGACGCAGGGGGCGGCTGTCGGCGAGCACGTCGGTGTCGAGCGCGAGTCCGACACGGCCGCCACGCACTACTTCGAGACGACCTACCACGGTTACGTCGGGTGGCGCTGGGCGGTAACCGTGGCTTCTCCCGGTGAGGGATATCCGGTGACGGTCAGCGAGGTGGTCCTGCTGCCCGGGTCGCAGGCCCTCGTCGCACCCGATTGGGTCCCGTGGAGCGAGCGAATCCGCCCGGGTGATCTGGGGGCTGGGGACCTGCTGCCGAGCGGGCAGGACGACCCCCGGCTGGCCCCGGGAACGCTGCCCGGCGACGACTCCGCGTCCGAGTTCGCCTACGAGGTGGACGGCGGCAGGAAACGGGTGCTCAGCAGGCAGGGGCGCCTGGAGGCGGCCGAGCGGTGGCAGCAGGGCGAGTTCGGCCCCGACTCCGAGACCGCCCGGCTCGCTCCGGGGCCGTGCGGGAGCTGCGGTTTCCTCCTGCCGCTGTCCGGCTCGATGCGGGCGGCTTTCGGCGTGTGCGCCAACTCGGTCTCACCCGCGGACGGGCGGGTGGTGCACGTCGAGTTCGGCTGCGGGGCGCACTCCGAGGCGGAGGTGGACACCTCCTCGACGATCCCCGTGGCCGACGTCGTCTACGACGACACCACGATCGACTTCGAGTCCAGGGACGCCGACTGA
- a CDS encoding glutaminyl-peptide cyclotransferase — MIHVLPHDPSSFTQGLETNSGTLYESTGKRGESVLRAVDLTSGKETERVELPSRFFGEGLTVVGDRIWQLSWKSGTAFLRDRATLRQERRASYDGEGWGLCSSEERLVMSDGSAELTFRDPNTFAERGRVKVRLGGEPLEELNELECVDGSVWANVWQTDRIVRIDPTSGRVTAVVNASGLLDESAESEAGVLNGIAATDAEGEFLLTGKYWPKMFRVRFVPE, encoded by the coding sequence GTGATCCACGTTCTGCCGCATGATCCGTCCTCGTTCACCCAGGGTCTTGAAACGAACTCGGGAACACTCTACGAAAGCACCGGTAAACGCGGTGAATCGGTTCTGCGCGCCGTGGACTTGACGAGCGGCAAGGAGACCGAACGGGTCGAGCTGCCGAGCCGCTTCTTCGGCGAGGGACTCACCGTGGTCGGGGACCGGATCTGGCAGCTGAGCTGGAAGTCCGGGACGGCCTTCCTGCGCGATCGCGCGACCCTGCGGCAGGAGCGCCGCGCGAGCTACGACGGCGAGGGCTGGGGGCTCTGCTCCTCCGAGGAGCGGCTGGTGATGAGCGACGGCTCCGCCGAGCTGACCTTCCGGGATCCGAACACCTTCGCCGAGCGCGGACGGGTGAAGGTCCGCTTGGGCGGGGAACCGCTCGAGGAGCTCAACGAACTGGAGTGCGTGGACGGCTCGGTCTGGGCCAACGTGTGGCAGACCGACCGGATCGTGCGAATCGACCCCACCTCGGGACGGGTGACCGCCGTGGTGAACGCGAGCGGACTGCTCGACGAGAGCGCCGAGTCCGAAGCGGGAGTGCTCAACGGGATAGCCGCCACCGACGCGGAAGGCGAGTTCCTGCTCACCGGGAAGTACTGGCCGAAGATGTTCCGGGTGCGGTTCGTCCCCGAATGA
- a CDS encoding HAD-IIA family hydrolase codes for MDMDGVLVHEEHMVPGADAFLNDLHENGLPFMVFTNNSVYTRRDLRARLLRSGLDVPESSIWTSALATAQFLDQQRPGGSAFVVGESGLTTALHNIGYVLTDREPDYVVLGETRSYSFEAITKAIRLVESGARFIATNPDEKGPSREGTLPATGAVAALIERVTGSEPYYVGKPNPLMMRSALREIRAHSENTLMIGDRMDTDVRSGLESGLQTILVLSGISGQHTAELFPYRPTRVINSVADLVGRVANPFD; via the coding sequence ATGGACATGGACGGCGTGCTGGTGCACGAGGAGCACATGGTTCCCGGTGCCGACGCCTTCCTGAACGATCTGCACGAGAACGGACTGCCGTTCATGGTGTTCACCAACAACTCGGTGTACACCAGGCGTGACCTGCGGGCACGGCTGTTGCGGAGTGGTCTGGACGTGCCGGAGTCGTCCATCTGGACCTCCGCGCTGGCCACGGCGCAGTTCCTGGACCAGCAGCGCCCCGGGGGCTCTGCCTTCGTGGTGGGCGAGTCCGGGCTGACCACGGCGCTGCACAACATCGGCTACGTGCTCACCGACCGCGAACCGGACTACGTGGTTCTGGGCGAGACCCGCAGCTACAGCTTCGAGGCGATCACCAAGGCCATCCGGCTGGTGGAGAGCGGCGCGCGCTTCATCGCCACCAACCCGGACGAGAAGGGCCCCAGCCGAGAGGGGACGCTGCCGGCCACGGGAGCTGTCGCGGCGCTGATCGAGCGGGTGACCGGCAGCGAGCCGTACTACGTGGGCAAGCCGAATCCGCTGATGATGCGCTCGGCCCTGCGCGAGATCAGGGCGCACTCCGAGAACACGCTGATGATCGGGGACAGGATGGACACCGACGTGCGTTCGGGGCTGGAGTCCGGCCTGCAGACGATCCTGGTGCTGTCGGGGATCTCCGGGCAGCACACGGCCGAGCTGTTCCCCTACCGCCCCACGCGGGTCATCAACTCCGTGGCGGACCTGGTCGGCCGGGTCGCGAACCCGTTCGACTGA